The Christiangramia flava JLT2011 genome has a segment encoding these proteins:
- the rplD gene encoding 50S ribosomal protein L4, with protein MEIAVLDIKGKETGRKAKLSDAVFAIEPNEHAVYLDVKQYLANQRQGTHKAKERAEIAGSTRKIKKQKGTGTARAGSIKSPVFRGGGRIFGPRPKDYSFKLNKNLKRLARKSALSMKANDKSIIVVEDFSFDTPKTKNFIEVLQSLGIESKKSLIVLGDSNKNVYLSSRNLKTSEVVNSSELSTYKILNANNIVFLEGSLEGIESKLS; from the coding sequence ATGGAAATAGCAGTTTTAGATATTAAAGGAAAAGAAACAGGCAGAAAAGCAAAGCTTTCTGATGCTGTTTTCGCTATAGAGCCAAACGAACATGCAGTATACCTTGATGTAAAGCAATACCTTGCAAATCAGCGTCAGGGAACTCATAAGGCTAAAGAAAGAGCTGAAATTGCGGGATCTACTCGTAAGATCAAGAAGCAGAAAGGTACTGGTACCGCTCGTGCAGGTAGCATTAAGTCTCCTGTGTTTAGAGGTGGTGGACGTATTTTTGGTCCTAGACCAAAGGATTACAGCTTCAAACTGAACAAGAACCTGAAGCGTCTTGCCAGAAAATCAGCGCTTTCTATGAAAGCAAACGATAAGTCAATTATCGTAGTAGAGGATTTTTCATTCGATACACCAAAGACCAAGAATTTTATCGAAGTTCTTCAGTCTCTGGGGATTGAGTCTAAAAAATCATTGATTGTGTTGGGTGACTCAAATAAAAACGTATATTTGTCGTCGCGCAATTTGAAGACCTCTGAAGTCGTAAATAGCTCAGAATTAAGTACTTACAAAATTCTTAATGCTAACAACATCGTCTTTCTTGAAGGTTCTTTAGAAGGAATTGAGTCGAAATTAAGTTAA
- the rplC gene encoding 50S ribosomal protein L3, translating to MSGLIGKKIGMTSIFDENGKNIPCTVIEAGPCVVTQVRTNEVDGYEALQLGFDDVKTANKAAAGHAKKAGTVAKRKVVEFQGFDGDFKLGDAITVEQFKEGEFVDISGVSKGKGFQGVVKRHGFGGVGQATHGQHNRLRAPGSIGAASYPARVFKGMKMAGRMGGENVKVENLRVLKIVADKNLLVVKGCVPGHKNSYVIISK from the coding sequence ATGTCTGGGTTAATAGGAAAAAAGATCGGCATGACTAGCATTTTCGACGAGAATGGGAAAAACATCCCTTGTACCGTGATCGAAGCTGGGCCATGCGTGGTTACCCAAGTCAGAACCAATGAGGTTGACGGGTACGAAGCACTTCAACTTGGTTTCGATGACGTAAAGACTGCAAATAAAGCTGCCGCTGGGCACGCCAAAAAAGCAGGAACCGTTGCAAAACGTAAGGTCGTTGAATTCCAGGGATTTGATGGTGATTTTAAACTAGGTGATGCGATCACCGTAGAACAGTTTAAAGAAGGTGAATTTGTTGACATTAGTGGCGTTTCCAAAGGAAAAGGCTTCCAGGGTGTTGTAAAAAGACACGGTTTTGGAGGTGTTGGACAGGCTACCCACGGGCAACATAACCGTTTAAGAGCTCCTGGTTCTATTGGTGCAGCTTCTTATCCTGCGAGAGTATTCAAAGGAATGAAGATGGCCGGAAGAATGGGTGGCGAAAATGTAAAAGTTGAAAACCTTAGAGTTTTAAAAATTGTGGCAGACAAGAATCTTCTTGTAGTAAAAGGATGTGTTCCTGGTCACAAAAACTCTTACGTAATCATCAGTAAGTAA
- the rpsJ gene encoding 30S ribosomal protein S10 — MSQKIRIKLKSYDHNLVDKSAEKIVKTVKTTGAVVTGPIPLPTNKKIFTVLRSPHVNKKSREQFELSSYKRLLDIYSSSSKTIDALMKLELPSGVEVEIKV; from the coding sequence ATGAGTCAAAAAATTAGAATAAAACTGAAATCCTACGATCACAACCTGGTAGACAAGTCTGCTGAAAAGATCGTGAAAACCGTAAAAACTACGGGAGCTGTTGTTACCGGTCCTATTCCGTTGCCAACAAACAAGAAGATCTTTACTGTACTTCGTTCACCTCACGTGAACAAGAAATCAAGAGAGCAGTTTGAGCTTAGTTCTTACAAAAGACTTCTTGATATCTACAGTTCTTCTTCAAAAACGATCGATGCGTTGATGAAGCTGGAATTGCCAAGTGGTGTGGAAGTAGAGATTAAAGTGTGA